The Podospora pseudoanserina strain CBS 124.78 chromosome 7 map unlocalized CBS124.78p_7, whole genome shotgun sequence region CTCCAAGGTCATCGTCAAGTTCCTCCAGGTCATGCAGAAGCACGGTATGTGGTTGTCAGATGGGAATCATTGGGCTTCCGAAACGACAAGATCCTCGCGACGATTTCCCTTGCACAAACTTCGGCATGATAACTAGGCGACTGTCTCAATCTGCTCCACGACTTAGCCCTTTAAGTTGCCGATAAATTATACACCACGCGGGGATCTTACACGTTATCGGAGTTGCCAATGATGACCCAATGTTTAAATCGTCGCGACATTTTTTTCTGACATTCTTTCCTAGGCTACATTGGCGAGTTCGAGGAGATCGATGACCACCGCTCCGGCAAGATCGTTGTCCAGCTCAACGGCCGGTATGTTTTTGTCTGTCTGACCTGACTTGAAGAGCACAAACTAACCCTTCCCAGCCTCAACAAGTGCGGTGTCATCTCCCCCCGTTACAACGTCCGCCTCTCTGAGCTCGAGAAGTGGGTTGTCAAGCTCCTTCCCGCCCGTCAGTTCGGCTacgtcatcctcaccacctcggcCGGTATCATGGACCAGGAGGAGGCCCGTCGCCGCCACGTCTCTGGCAAGATCATTGGCTTCTTCTACTAGACAAGCAACCACAAAGGCAATGAAAATCTAGCTACCAAGAGCGATGGCATATTTTGGGCGTTGTGACTGATACCCCTGTTTCATTGGGAGTTCTGATCTGGAAAATGGTTAGATCTTTCAGACGGCACTGGTTGCACATGGAGGATTCAGATATGAGCAATACCTGAAATCGTGTCTCCATTTGGGACCCGAACATTTTGAGCGTGACACTGGTGTATCTGCAACGTGTGATGGCAATGTCTTGTGATATGTTTGTAAGACTGGACATCCAATCCCGTAGGGCCGGCTCTATGTTGAGAAAGTCATTCGTACAATTCTATCCATGTCGTTGATAGACACGAGGCAGACCACGATAGGGGTTCAGGCTACAGACGTGGCCTAGCCCCTTGGGGAAGCTCGATGGAAGCTTGGCAAGGCGACTTCACGGCTTTGGCCCCACCTTTAAACCAACGCGACATGCGTCAGTGGTTGTTAAttttggggggatggatCCAGTGCCAACGCTTCGCATCAACTTTGTCCAGGTCTCTCCTTTTTCCCCTTTTGAATCTATCAAACCTGTCTTGCCACCGATGCGAACCGAAGCGGGATTACCACCGCccgcgacgacgacgacgacgacgacgaccagaGACGAATAACAGCGCGCTCACTGACGAGAACGACCTATCTATTGTACAGAACATATGCGACTCGGACATTTTGTATGAGACCGACATTTTGATACCTCGATGAACACGCTCTACTCCGACAACAACCGCTACTCGGCAAGGAAACGGCCCTCGGAGATCTAAACCGCCGGGCGACGCACCCCGGCCGCGGTCACGATGCGCAACAGGCAGATTGGCGTCCTGGGGGCGTTTCTGTTCTTGGTGTTTTGTGTTTATTCTCTGTCAAGAAGCCCAGGGGGTTTACCCCGGCCCCGTTCACCGCAAAAGGAACCGGAGGACAAGCCGCCTGAACCACCCAGGATAGCAATCCCCATCACCTGGACCGACGACTCCAACACAAAAGACACCAAACCCGCCCCTGCCCCAGAGGGGTCGCATCCGATATGGTACCTGACCAACCAAGCAGAGAAGGAGTTTGAAGCTGTGAAAGGGAGGCAGAGCAGAACTTTGGGAGAAGCGGTGGGGGAGTATAAACGCCGGTACGGGATACCGCCCCCCCCAAACTTTGACAAGTGGTGGGATTTCGCaacggagaggggggtggtgctggttgatgAGTTTGATACCGTCATGGAGTTAGTCACGCCGTTCTGGGGGCTGAAgccggcgacgacgaggaggagggcgagggaggtgatcgGGTTTGATGATTCGCTTATGGGGGTGCAGATCAGGAAGGGGAATGTCACTAGTGTTTTCAAGGCTAGGACGGCGGAGTGGCATCAGAGGGGTGTGCTGGGGATGCTGGAGAAGTTTGTGGGTTGGTTGCCGGATATGGACTTGGCGTTTAATGTCAATGATGAGAGTAGGGTTGTGGTGCCGTTtgaggatttggagaggctggtgaaggtggggttgggggttaaCATGGCGAAACTAAAGCGAGAAAAGGAGCCGAGGAATGGGTGGACTGATGTGGGAAAAGTGGAAGGGTTGGACTACGAGGGACGGTTTGATGAGGGGAAGCTGACGAGGTTTAACACTTTTGCTCATCAGCCTACTTGGACGCACTCGAGGATCTCGTGCCCGCCTGGGAGCCCGGCGAGGAtattggaggagggggagcagtTTGATGATCGGGGGAGGTACTCGAtgggggagctggggttTGTGACGAACTGGACTGCGATGGCGGATATATGTCTTACGCCTTCGCTCCAGTCGACGTTTGGGTTTTTTGACAGGCCGAACGCGTATTCTGTCGTTCATGATCTTGTTCCGGTTTTTTCGCCGAGCAAGATTTCGAGTTATCAGGATCTTATCTTTCCTTCTCCGTGGTATTACTCGGGGAAAGTCCCGTACGACCCGAAGAAGGATCCGGACTGGGAAGAGAAGATGAACCGGTTGTACTGGCGTGGCTCGACGACGGGGGGTTTCTCGCGCAATggaggctggaggaggcagcACAggcagagggtggtgaagaagttcAATGCGGTGGACAAGGCTAATATTCTTACCAATGTGGGCAGTTCTACCTCGCCTAACTGGACGGTTGCTTCTGTTCCCCGGGGGGACTACAAGTCTTTGTTGGATGTTTATTTCAGCCACATTGGGCAGTGCGACCCGGGCGATTGTGCCGCGCAGAAAGAATTCTTTGAGATTAAAGAGTATGCCAAGCAGGAAGACGCGCTCAAGTACAAGCATGTGCTTGACATGGACGGGAATGCCTTTTCGGGGAGATTTCACGCGTTTTTGAAGAGCAAGAGCTTGGTTTTCAAGTTTGCCATCTTCAAGGAGTGGCATTATGAGTGGTTGAGGCCGTGGGCGCACTATGTGCCCATGAGCCtcaagggggaggagtggctggagctggtgaggtatttcggggaggagggggagggaaaacgagagggggagagggtggcgatgcaggggagggagtgggcGGGCAAagttttgaggggggaggacatGGAGGTTTGGTTTTTtaggttgttgttggagtgaGTTTTCCCTGCCATGGATCAtgtgtgatgatgatttgatGCTGACATGTGAGAAAAAAATAGGtatgggagggtggtggatgatgataggGAGAGGATCGGGTTTGATATGTGAAAAACTGTGTGTTCTTTTACATTTCAAAAACAGGAGTGAGTATATAAGGGGTCAAGGGTCAACAGCAAATACAGTCGACATTATAACGGGTTGGATAATGGCGGATGGGAAAAAAAGCAATGTCTacagcagtggtggtgggcgcgGGTAAGTTATGATTTATAATAATATGTATAACATGTACACAATCAAGGTACCGGGGATGGGTAGATTTCAGGACAGGTATAGAACACAGACACTCATAAACATATCAAAGATCACAAATGCAACACAATCTGAATCATCTTGCTTCCGTTTTACCTGCTTTGCACTTGAAAACAACAAGGGTTGTGCTATCAACAATGAAGATCAATCACCAACGCAGGTCTGGTTCAACCGTTCCACGAGGTGTGTTAACCACTTCAAACAAACTTTCAGAGGCCCCAATCATCAAAATAAACACGCAAAGACTTGACCGAAAAGGTGTCAATAAATCTATTAGCCCATACATCTCTCTTGCTGCTTGATCAACATACCACACATCAACCCTCAATAACGCGCCAAAACCCCGAGCCTAAAAAAGCCACTTTTTCTTCCAACTCaatcctcatccccatcagcatcctcctcccccccagacacccctctcctctccccaccaTACCCGTCCTCACTGCCcacactccccctcctctcctgctcccttcccccatcttgttcctcctcttcctcctcctcatcctcccccccaaagtACCCAACAGGCATGCTCTTAaacctctccaactcctgcCTCAACTCCTCACTCGGCTCCCCAACCGTaacctccagctcccccaccctcgcctcctcctcctcaccctgcGGCAGCACCCCAATCGTCCTCGCAATATTCTTCGTCCTCTGGTTCCGAATCGTGGTCCTCTGCATGACAGGGTAGTAATAAACCCCCTTCTGCGCACTATCATCCCTCCGTCCCTTGCTCCCCGTCTCATCATTCCGATACGCAAGGATAACCTCCTCCGCATATTTCGTATGGTGATCCATCTCCTTTTCCGTAGCCGTCTCATACGCCCTGACCCTCGGAAACTTGAAAACACCCCTACCATCGCCATCAGTAGCGGTATACAACGACTCCTTCTCCTTATCCGGGTTGTCCACATCGAATTTCTCCCGGaacctctcccccgtctTGCCATCCTGCGGTAGGTAAAAGTCGTAGTTCATCATCTGCAACGGCTTAGGGGTGTGATCCGGATCGCGGGCCCAAGCCTCATACGCCTGCTGGTaggcctcgtcctcggcctgGGAGCGGGTGATGGGCTTGAGAATACCAGACAGCATGCGGGTGTCGTACTTGTCCGTTGCAGTGACGGGGTTGGTCTGGAACTTGACCGTGACGTAGGCGCCAGAGTCGGGAAAGGCTTCCAGGTCGGGCAAGAGGGGGAACGACTCGACAATGGTGCAGTTGGTGCGTTTGGAGGGGTGCTTGACTTTAGTCCTGTCCGCCAGGCCGACGGCCGCGGCTTCGAATGATTTCTCGATGCGCCGCTTGATCCAGGCTGGTGTTCCCCTGTCTGGCTCTGGGGAGGCCTTGCGCTTGATGGGGCGCTTGGGAGCGGCGTTGCCGGCCGAGGGCCGAAGGAAGGGGTCGGCTTTGGGGcgggagacggtggtgggagtgttGGAGATGTATTCCGTCCGGCGGAGGAAGGACACGCCCTGGTTCTGGGACTTGGGCTTGCCTAGGCTGCCGaggggacggaggagggctCTGTCGTGGGGATGGATCGGGGGAGGCTCGGAGGGGGCTTGGATTGCTGGTTGCTGAAAGTCAGTTACGTTACAAGCGACTCGAAAATGGGAAATCGAAACAAGACGCACAGctctcatcgccatcaaaAACACCCGGCATCCCCACCAGATCGAGCGGCATTCCGAGTTCGCCATCGGCCTCGATGTTCAATGGCTGAATGCGGGCGAGATGGGACGCgaagttggggttggtgtaCTGGCCGCTAGCTAGACCAACGCTGGGGATGTTCAGCAGCTTCGgcgggatgggaggtggagggagggcaTTGGAGTATCGGATTCTCGCAATGTAATCCTGCGAGTACTTTTCTGGTCGCGACATGATGGCCGGTTTGGTTGTGGTCCTggttggagagagagagagagagagagagagagaaagagagcgaGAGAAAGAATTTGGCGAGGCGCGCGTTCGCGGTTCAATTTGTTGGAGTCGCGCGGTCCAAGCCGAAGGTGGACGATTAAGTTCGAGTTGAGCATAAGAGTGGGCCCGACCAGCTTCAGCGCTGTGGCCAAACacaggtacctacctattaAGAGAATCATTACTTTTGACATTTGATCGCACTTGAAATCGCAGAGACGTAATATATCACATATTCAATCCTCACTCAAACTCCAAATTTCACTCCAAAAACCATCCTCAAATTACCCCTACCCAActctctgtctctcccatccccaaagaACGACCCCCTCGACTCGATTAAAACAAATATATAACATTAATACAAGGGGTTGTCGTAAAGTCCTTCCcccctcatcttcaccatgtGTCATGATACATGCAATCTAGCCTGCCCTGCCAGAGAGTTTGTTGTCTATCCCACCTTgaaccaacccatccatccacccgCGCAAAAAATGCTTATCCATTTCCGTTGCGAGCGCGTGTGCCTGACTTTAGAAAAACGCCTCCATCCCGCCCGCCGACCAAATCACTTTTTGTGTTCcgtccaaaaaaaaagccaatcATGATCACTCTGCAATTTATGAGCTGTTCTTGGTGTAGCGCGCCTTGCCAACGGTAAATGGCACGTAGCGGTACTTGATCATGTGCTGGATTTGCTTGCGCACTGTTGCAAGTTGGTGTCAGATGCTGAAAATTGCAGAGGATAAGGATAAGTAGGGAAAAGACTTACTGGTCAAAACAAAAAGCATAATCCAGtacatcaccaacacagGCCAAAACACGGGCACATTAAACACCTCGAACCAGGTGCACACAAACGAGATGGAAATGGCGCGGGTGGCGGCGTGCCAGAACTTGAACTCGGGCAGGCGGCGGATAAAGGGGCGGAACTCCTCGTCCTGCTTGGTAGGGAGAGAAC contains the following coding sequences:
- the RPS22 gene encoding 40S ribosomal protein S22 (COG:J; EggNog:ENOG503P2XK), coding for MVRTSVLHDALNSINNAEKAGKRQVLIRPSSKVIVKFLQVMQKHGYIGEFEEIDDHRSGKIVVQLNGRLNKCGVISPRYNVRLSELEKWVVKLLPARQFGYVILTTSAGIMDQEEARRRHVSGKIIGFFY
- a CDS encoding uncharacterized protein (COG:G; EggNog:ENOG503NZRH), which produces MRNRQIGVLGAFLFLVFCVYSLSRSPGGLPRPRSPQKEPEDKPPEPPRIAIPITWTDDSNTKDTKPAPAPEGSHPIWYLTNQAEKEFEAVKGRQSRTLGEAVGEYKRRYGIPPPPNFDKWWDFATERGVVLVDEFDTVMELVTPFWGLKPATTRRRAREVIGFDDSLMGVQIRKGNVTSVFKARTAEWHQRGVLGMLEKFVGWLPDMDLAFNVNDESRVVVPFEDLERLVKVGLGVNMAKLKREKEPRNGWTDVGKVEGLDYEGRFDEGKLTRFNTFAHQPTWTHSRISCPPGSPARILEEGEQFDDRGRYSMGELGFVTNWTAMADICLTPSLQSTFGFFDRPNAYSVVHDLVPVFSPSKISSYQDLIFPSPWYYSGKVPYDPKKDPDWEEKMNRLYWRGSTTGGFSRNGGWRRQHRQRVVKKFNAVDKANILTNVGSSTSPNWTVASVPRGDYKSLLDVYFSHIGQCDPGDCAAQKEFFEIKEYAKQEDALKYKHVLDMDGNAFSGRFHAFLKSKSLVFKFAIFKEWHYEWLRPWAHYVPMSLKGEEWLELVRYFGEEGEGKREGERVAMQGREWAGKVLRGEDMEVWFFRLLLEYGRVVDDDRERIGFDM
- a CDS encoding uncharacterized protein (BUSCO:EOG09264331; EggNog:ENOG503NWA0; COG:K) — protein: MSRPEKYSQDYIARIRYSNALPPPPIPPKLLNIPSVGLASGQYTNPNFASHLARIQPLNIEADGELGMPLDLVGMPGVFDGDESSIQAPSEPPPIHPHDRALLRPLGSLGKPKSQNQGVSFLRRTEYISNTPTTVSRPKADPFLRPSAGNAAPKRPIKRKASPEPDRGTPAWIKRRIEKSFEAAAVGLADRTKVKHPSKRTNCTIVESFPLLPDLEAFPDSGAYVTVKFQTNPVTATDKYDTRMLSGILKPITRSQAEDEAYQQAYEAWARDPDHTPKPLQMMNYDFYLPQDGKTGERFREKFDVDNPDKEKESLYTATDGDGRGVFKFPRVRAYETATEKEMDHHTKYAEEVILAYRNDETGSKGRRDDSAQKGVYYYPVMQRTTIRNQRTKNIARTIGVLPQGEEEEARVGELEVTVGEPSEELRQELERFKSMPVGMLMGMRIELEEKVAFLGSGFWRVIEG